The nucleotide sequence CCCAGCCGAAGGCCTACAACGACTACGGGGTGCCGTGGCAGCGGCAGACCGAGGAGATCGGCAAGGCGCTCGGCAAGGCGGCCGAGGCCAAGGCGCTCGTCTCCGGCGTCGAGGACAAGTTCGCGGCGGCCAGGAAGGCGCAGCCCGCGTTCGCCGGGGCGACGGCCGTCATGGCGACCCCGTACGAGGGCACGTTCGTCTACGGCACCCAGGACACCCGCTCGCGGATCCTGTCCGACCTCGGCTTCTCGCTGCCCAAGGACCTCGACAAGGTGATCGGGGACACCTTCGGCGCCAACATCAGCAAGGAGCGCTTCGACCTGCTCGACCAGGACGTCGCCGTCTGGATCGTGCCCGACCTCACCACGGCGATCGCCAAGCTGCACGGCGACAGGATCTACGCCGACCTGGACGTCGTGAAGCAGGGCCGTGAGGTCTTCATCCAGGAGAGCGGCGACTACGGCAACGCGGTGTCCCTGTCCACGGTGCTCAGCATCCCCTACGTCCTCGACCGCCTGGTGCCGCAGCTCGCGGCGGCCGTGGACGGCAAGACCGCGACGAAGGTGGAGCAGCCGGCGTCCTGACCCGTCCGGCGGCACGGAAGGAGGGGGCGGCCCGCGCGGGCCGCCCCCTCCTTCCGTGTACCGCCGGGCTCAGGCGCCGTCGACGAGGCTCCTGGGCCGCAGGTCCGTCCAGTTGGCCTCGATGTGGTCCAGGCACTCCTGGCGGGCGGCCGGTCCGTGCGCGACGGTCCAGCCGGCCGGGACGTCCACGAAGTCGGGCCACAGGCTGTGCTGGCCCTCGTCGTTGACGAGGACGAAGTAGACGCCGTCGGGGTTCTCGAACGGGTTGCTCATGGCGGGGTCCCTGTCTTTCCGGTCTGATCCGATGTCGGGGCGGTCGTGGTGGTCGTGGTCGTCGGGTGAGTGGTCGTGGTCGTCGGTCGCGTGGTCGGGGTCGTCGTGGGGGCAGCCGGTCACGGCCGGGGGCCGGTCCCGGCCGCTCGGCGCACCAGGGCCTCCAGGGCCCGGAACCAGGTCCGTGCCAGGTCCCGGACGGCGTCCTCGGTGAGGAGCCCGGCCGCGTACGACCAGTGGGCGTTCAGTTCCGGTCCGCCGGGGAGGTCCTCGGTGAGGGCGTTGAGGGTGAGCGCGTGGGAGATCGGCATGTCCGGGTCCGCGTCCAGGTCGGCGGCGTCCTCCTCGGGCGCGTAGGACCAGTCGGCGGCCTCCGGGCGCCCGAAGCGGCCCATGTAGTTGAACTCGATCTGCGGCTCCCCGAGCCGGGCCAGCCGGGGGCCGGCCGCCGCGTCGAGGTGGCGCAGCAGGCCGTGTCCGATGCCGGAGGCGGGCAGCGCCGCGAGGTGGGCGCGGATCCGCGCCAGGGCCTCGTCCAGCGCGGGCCCGCCCGCGAAGGCGTCCGCGCGGTCCGCGTCGCCCGGGTCGAGCCGTACCGGGACCACGCTGGTGAACCAGCCGACGGTGCGCGACAGGTCGGCGCCGCCCGCGAGTTCCTCCTCGCGGCCGTGGCCCTCCAGGTCGACCAGGACGGGTCCGCCCGGCCCCCGCGTGCCCGCGGTCCGCGACCGCCAGTCGCCGACGGCGAGGGCGAACGCGGTGAGCAGGACGTCGTTGACGGTGGCGCCGAAGGCGGCCGGGACACGGCTCAGCAGCGGCCCGGTCAGGTCGGCGGGCAGGGTCAGGGAGAGGTGGCGGGTGGTGGCGACGGTGTCCCGGGCGGGGTCCAGCGGGCGCGCCGACGGCAGGCCTGCGCCCGCCGCGAGGACGGAGGTCCACCACGGCAGCTCGTCCCGTGTCGCCGGGTCGGCGGCCCGCGTGCCCAGCAGCCTCGACCAGCGGGCGAACGACATCTCGACCGGCGCCGGTGCGGCGGGGCGGCCGGTGCGGACGGCGGCCCAGGCGGCGGCGAGGTCGGGCAGCAGGACCCGCCAGGAGACGCCGTCGACCACGAGGTGGTGGACGAGGAGCAGCAGCCGGCCGGGGTGTCCGGGTCCGGCGTCGAACCAGACCGCCCGCACCATCGCCCCGCCGTCCGGGTCCAGCCCGTCCCGTGCGGTCGCGGCGTGGGCGCAGACCGCGGCGCGCAGGGTCGCCTCGTCCGCGCCGCGCACATCGGCCCGGGTGAGCCAGGAGCCGACGTCGGTGTCCCGCGCCGGGGGGACCAGCAGGGCGCCCTCGGGGTCGCGGACGAGGCGGGCGCGGAGCAGGTCGTGCCGGGCGGCGAGCGCCGTGAGGACGGTCAGCAGCCCGGGTCCGGTCAGGTCGGCCGGGGTGCGGACCAGGGCCGCCTGGTGGTAGGCGGCGATCGGGCCGCCGCGTTCGAGCAGGGCGCGCATGACCGGGGTGAGCGGGACG is from Streptomyces asoensis and encodes:
- a CDS encoding iron-siderophore ABC transporter substrate-binding protein yields the protein MPRATRASRLSGLLASVALLAVAAVGCGSSGSGSGSSSADAKGPGASSASGAFPVTLDHKYGSTTIESAPRRIVTVGLTDQDAVLALGTVPVGTTEWLGGYKGAVGPWAQDKLGGAAAPTVLKDTGTGPQVEKIAALKPDLILAVYSGLTKAQYESLSKFAPVVAQPKAYNDYGVPWQRQTEEIGKALGKAAEAKALVSGVEDKFAAARKAQPAFAGATAVMATPYEGTFVYGTQDTRSRILSDLGFSLPKDLDKVIGDTFGANISKERFDLLDQDVAVWIVPDLTTAIAKLHGDRIYADLDVVKQGREVFIQESGDYGNAVSLSTVLSIPYVLDRLVPQLAAAVDGKTATKVEQPAS
- a CDS encoding MbtH family protein; this encodes MSNPFENPDGVYFVLVNDEGQHSLWPDFVDVPAGWTVAHGPAARQECLDHIEANWTDLRPRSLVDGA